One Caenibius sp. WL genomic window, CGCTTCAACCGCGCGCAGCAAGATGGTTTCCTGCCCTTCGTCGAACGCGGCACAGTCACTCTGGTCGGCGCGACGACCGAAAATCCCAGCTTTGCTCTCAACGCCGCCCTGCTCAGCCGGGCGCAGGTGCTGATCCTGCACCGGCTCGACGCCGCGGCCCTGTCCGTTCTGCTGGATCGGGCCGAAGCGCTCGAAGGGCCCCTGCCTCTCACCGGGGCCGCGCGCGAGGCGCTGATCGCCTCGGCGGACGGGGATGGCCGTTTCCTGCTCAATCAGGCGGAAACGCTCTATGCCGCGCGCATTCCCGAACCGCTCGACCCGGCGGGGCTCGGCAAGTTCCTGCAACGCCGGGTCGCCGTGTATGACAAGGATCGGGACGGACACTACAACCTGATTTCGGCCCTCCACAAAAGCCTGCGCGGTTCCGACCCTCAGGCTGCGCTCTACTATCTCGCGCGCATGCTCACCGCCGGGGAAGAACCGCTCTACGTGCTGCGCCGCCTGACCCGGTTCGCCAGCGAGGATATCGGGCTGGCCGATCCGCAGGCGCTGGTCCAGTGCCTTGCGGCCAAGGACGCTTACGAATTCCTCGGCAGCCCGGAAGGCGAGCTCGCCATTGCGCAAGCCTGCCTCTATTGCGCCGTGGCCCCCAAATCGAACGCCGCCTACGCCGCGCAGAAGGCGGCATGGGCCAGCGCGAAGGAAACCGGCAGCCTGATGCCACCCAGCAATATCCTCAACGCGCCGACCAAGCTGATGAAGGACATCGGCTATGGCGCGGGCTACACATACGATCACGATGCCGAAGAGGGATTTTCGGGCGACAATTACTGGCCCGAAGACATGGCGCCGCAAAGCTATTATCACCCGGTGGAGCGCGGGTTCGAACGGCAGGTGATCGAGCGCATCGCCTACTGGAACCGCCTACGCGAAAAGCGGCAAGGATAGCCGCCGATGCATCCGGGTCGGTTTCGCCACTTCGCGGCCATCGACTGGTCGGGCGCCGCCGGGGAGCGCCAGCGCGGTATCGCCCTTGCCCTCTGCGATGCGGAAGGCGGCCCCCCGCGCCTTGTCCGCCCCGGCCATATCTGGTCGCGCGAGGAGATTCTCGGCTGGCTGCAACACGATCTGCCCGCCGACACGCTGGTCGGGCTCGATCTGGGCATTGCGCTGCCGTTCAGGGATCGGGGGGCCTTCTTCCCGGGCTGGGAGGAAAGCCCGCCCGATGCGCGCAGCCTGTGGGCGCTGATAGACGGCCTGTGCGCACAAGAGCCCCATCTCGCCGCCAGCCATTTCGTCGATCATCCGGAGGCCAGCCGCCATTTCCGCCGCCACGGCGGGCGCGAAGGCGACCTGTTCGGCGGCGGACGCGGGCGTTTGCGCATAACCGAACACGCGCAGCAGGCGGCAGGGTGCAAACCCTATAGCAATTTCAATCTGGTGGGTGCGGCGCAGGTCGGCAAATCGAGCCTTACCGGTATGCGGGTGCTCCATCAGCTTGGCGGTGCCCTGCCTGTCTGGCCGGTCGATCCGTTGCCGGAAACCGGCTCTGCAATCGTCGAAATCTACACCGCG contains:
- a CDS encoding replication-associated recombination protein A, with protein sequence MADLFGDDTPPTPARDEPRDDAPLADRLRPRALTDIIGQEHLTGPEGAIGRMVAAGRLSSMILWGPPGTGKTSIARLLADAVGMRYVAVSAVFSGVADLKKAFAEAELAGKAGQRTLLFVDEIHRFNRAQQDGFLPFVERGTVTLVGATTENPSFALNAALLSRAQVLILHRLDAAALSVLLDRAEALEGPLPLTGAAREALIASADGDGRFLLNQAETLYAARIPEPLDPAGLGKFLQRRVAVYDKDRDGHYNLISALHKSLRGSDPQAALYYLARMLTAGEEPLYVLRRLTRFASEDIGLADPQALVQCLAAKDAYEFLGSPEGELAIAQACLYCAVAPKSNAAYAAQKAAWASAKETGSLMPPSNILNAPTKLMKDIGYGAGYTYDHDAEEGFSGDNYWPEDMAPQSYYHPVERGFERQVIERIAYWNRLREKRQG